The Asticcacaulis excentricus CB 48 genome includes a window with the following:
- a CDS encoding efflux RND transporter permease subunit: protein MISRFFIHRPIFAWVVAIVIMMAGLLSIANLPVAQYPQIALPQVSVSAFYPGASAKTVEDSVTQIVEQQMKGIDGLLYMNSTSDSSGAASITLTFKAGTDPDIAQVQVQNKLQSATPLLPQEVQQQGLTVAKATSSFLMVVGLYAEDPSVSGHDLGDYMSSTLVDQLSRVDGVGTIQNFGAQYAMRIWLDPAKLNSYSLTPTDVMNAIRAQNTQVSAGQLGGLPAVKGTVLNATITAQSRLTRIEQFRNIILKNTSGGAVVKLEDVARIELGAQQYTGTVKFNGREATGVAISLATGANALNTANAVKAKMAELEKNFPKGYRYVVPFDTTPFIELSIHEVVKTLIEAVVLVFVVMFLFLQNWRATIIPTIAVPVVLLGTFGVLAAFGYSINTLTLFGLVLAIGLLVDDAIVVVENVERVMHEEKLPPMAATIKSMEEITGALIGIALVLSAVFIPMAFFGGSQGVIYRQFSITIVSAMVLSVVVALILTPALCATLLKASDAEHQDKKGFFGWFNRNFDRMANGYRNTVGKILGQGGRYMIVFAVIVGLMAFLFTRIPTSFLPEEDQGIMFSLVQLPPGATDERTGQVMDQVAAHFAKDPAVESNFTVSGFSFAGVGQNAGMAFVRLKPFEERKSPDLKAPAVAGRAMGAFSQFRDAMAFAIVPPAVSELGNSSGFDLQLKDVGGLGHEALLNARNQVLGMAAQNPSLMAVRPNGMEDTPELKLDIDQVAAGSMGVSLSDVNATLSTAMGGAYVNDFIDRNRVKKVYVQADAPFRMKPEDLNQWYVRNTQGQMVPLSAFTTAHWAYGSPRLERYNGAPSMNIQGMAAPGKSSGQAMAEMEKIIAQLPPGISYEWTGLSLQEKASGAEAPMLYALSIFVVFILLAALYESWSIPVAIVMVIPLGVLGALIATLLRGLSNDIYLQVALLTIIGLSAKNAILIVEFAKHNHENGMGLIDATLQAARVRLRPIIMTSMAFTFGILPLFFANGAGSGSQNAIGTGLVGGILSATFLAVFFIPLFFVIIEKMFKADEKHLKTLAAEREALAALEQSRRNREDH from the coding sequence ATGATCTCGCGTTTCTTTATCCACAGACCGATCTTTGCCTGGGTGGTGGCCATCGTCATCATGATGGCGGGCCTTCTGTCCATCGCCAACCTGCCCGTCGCCCAGTATCCGCAGATCGCCCTGCCGCAGGTGTCGGTCAGTGCCTTCTATCCGGGCGCTTCGGCCAAGACCGTCGAAGACTCGGTCACCCAGATCGTCGAGCAGCAGATGAAGGGCATTGATGGCCTTTTGTACATGAACTCGACCTCGGATTCGAGCGGGGCCGCCTCGATCACCCTGACCTTTAAGGCCGGGACCGATCCGGACATCGCGCAGGTTCAGGTGCAGAACAAGCTGCAATCAGCCACGCCGCTCCTGCCGCAGGAGGTGCAGCAACAGGGCCTGACGGTGGCCAAGGCGACCTCCAGCTTCCTGATGGTGGTCGGTCTGTATGCAGAAGACCCCAGCGTTTCCGGCCATGACCTTGGCGACTACATGTCCTCGACTCTGGTCGATCAGCTCAGCCGCGTCGATGGCGTCGGCACCATCCAGAACTTCGGGGCCCAGTACGCCATGCGTATCTGGCTCGATCCGGCCAAGCTGAATAGCTACAGCCTTACGCCGACTGATGTTATGAATGCTATTCGCGCCCAGAACACGCAGGTCTCTGCCGGGCAACTGGGCGGTCTGCCGGCCGTCAAGGGCACGGTGCTCAACGCCACCATCACCGCGCAGTCGCGCCTCACCCGCATCGAGCAGTTCCGCAACATCATCCTCAAAAACACCTCCGGCGGTGCCGTGGTGAAGCTGGAGGACGTGGCGCGCATTGAGCTGGGGGCTCAGCAATATACCGGGACGGTGAAGTTCAATGGCCGTGAAGCGACCGGTGTCGCCATCAGCCTCGCCACCGGGGCCAATGCGCTCAACACCGCCAATGCGGTGAAGGCCAAGATGGCTGAGCTGGAAAAGAACTTCCCCAAGGGCTACCGCTATGTGGTGCCGTTCGACACGACGCCGTTTATCGAGCTGTCGATCCATGAGGTCGTGAAGACCCTGATCGAAGCCGTGGTACTCGTCTTCGTCGTCATGTTCCTCTTCCTGCAAAACTGGCGCGCCACCATTATCCCGACCATCGCGGTGCCGGTGGTGTTGCTGGGGACTTTTGGGGTGCTGGCGGCCTTTGGTTATTCGATCAATACCCTGACCCTGTTCGGGCTAGTGCTGGCTATCGGTCTGCTGGTCGATGACGCCATCGTCGTGGTCGAAAACGTCGAGCGCGTCATGCACGAGGAAAAGCTGCCGCCCATGGCCGCGACCATCAAGTCGATGGAAGAAATCACCGGGGCGCTGATCGGCATTGCGCTGGTCCTGTCGGCGGTGTTCATCCCCATGGCCTTCTTCGGCGGGTCGCAGGGCGTCATCTATCGTCAGTTCTCTATCACCATCGTTTCGGCCATGGTCCTGTCGGTGGTGGTGGCCCTGATCCTGACGCCGGCCCTGTGTGCCACGCTTCTGAAAGCCTCTGATGCCGAACATCAGGACAAGAAGGGCTTTTTCGGCTGGTTCAACCGCAACTTTGACCGCATGGCCAATGGCTACCGCAACACGGTGGGCAAGATTCTGGGGCAGGGCGGTCGCTACATGATCGTCTTCGCGGTGATCGTCGGCCTGATGGCCTTCCTGTTCACCCGTATCCCGACCTCCTTCCTGCCGGAAGAGGATCAGGGCATCATGTTCTCGCTGGTGCAATTGCCGCCGGGGGCCACGGATGAGCGTACCGGTCAGGTCATGGATCAGGTCGCCGCGCACTTCGCCAAGGACCCGGCCGTGGAATCGAACTTTACGGTCAGCGGCTTCTCCTTCGCCGGTGTGGGGCAAAATGCCGGTATGGCCTTCGTCCGCCTCAAACCCTTTGAGGAGCGCAAATCGCCGGACCTGAAAGCCCCCGCTGTCGCCGGGCGCGCCATGGGTGCCTTCAGCCAGTTCCGTGACGCCATGGCCTTTGCCATCGTGCCGCCCGCAGTGTCCGAACTCGGCAACTCGTCAGGTTTCGACCTTCAGCTGAAGGACGTCGGGGGGCTGGGCCACGAAGCCCTACTCAATGCCCGTAATCAGGTGCTGGGTATGGCGGCGCAGAACCCGTCGCTGATGGCCGTGCGTCCTAACGGCATGGAAGACACGCCGGAACTGAAGCTCGACATCGATCAGGTCGCCGCCGGGTCGATGGGCGTCAGCCTCAGCGATGTCAATGCCACGCTTTCGACCGCCATGGGCGGGGCCTATGTCAACGACTTTATCGACCGCAACCGCGTCAAGAAGGTCTATGTGCAGGCCGATGCGCCCTTCCGCATGAAGCCGGAAGATCTGAACCAGTGGTATGTGCGTAATACTCAGGGTCAGATGGTGCCATTGTCGGCCTTCACGACCGCACACTGGGCCTATGGCTCGCCGCGACTGGAACGCTATAACGGCGCGCCATCGATGAATATTCAGGGTATGGCTGCGCCGGGCAAGTCATCGGGTCAGGCCATGGCCGAGATGGAGAAGATCATCGCGCAACTGCCTCCCGGCATCAGCTATGAATGGACCGGCCTGTCGCTTCAGGAGAAGGCGTCAGGGGCCGAAGCGCCGATGCTCTACGCCCTGTCGATCTTCGTCGTCTTCATTCTGCTGGCCGCGCTATATGAAAGCTGGTCGATCCCGGTGGCCATCGTCATGGTTATCCCGCTGGGCGTACTGGGCGCGCTGATTGCCACCCTGCTGCGCGGTCTTTCGAACGACATCTATCTTCAGGTGGCGCTGCTGACCATCATCGGTCTGTCGGCCAAGAACGCCATCCTGATCGTCGAGTTTGCCAAGCACAACCACGAAAACGGCATGGGTCTTATTGACGCCACGCTTCAGGCTGCCCGCGTCCGCCTGCGCCCGATCATCATGACCTCGATGGCCTTTACCTTCGGCATCCTGCCGCTGTTCTTCGCCAATGGCGCGGGGTCGGGCAGCCAGAATGCCATCGGTACGGGTCTGGTCGGCGGCATTCTGTCGGCGACCTTCCTGGCGGTGTTCTTTATCCCGCTTTTCTTTGTCATCATTGAAAAGATGTTCAAGGCGGACGAAAAGCACCTTAAGACTCTGGCGGCGGAGCGCGAAGCTCTGGCGGCGCTGGAACAGTCGCGTCGCAACCGTGAGGACCACTAG
- a CDS encoding efflux transporter outer membrane subunit — MKSSFKLGLMLPATALVLSACTLAPKYERGTLPVADQFPTPATAQGESAETLPWQKVFLDPRLQSVIYEALVNNRDLRIATLNAERVRAQYSVQRASLFPSVNGTVSGRRGDTGTGTDTESYSADIGASWELDLFGRVRSLSNAALNTYFASAENQKAAKLSLISSVATAWLTLGADQEQLRLSRETLRLREESLSLTQKRFDLGATDALGLRQEQTLTEQARADVAQLEALVQQDKNALRLLVGVEVEAANLPNALPENAVLSDLPVGLPSEVLLKRPDVVAAEFDLKAANANIGAARAAFFPRISLTGAVGKASTDLNNLFDGADTWSFAPSISVPIFAGGANIAGLESSKKARDIALATYEKSIQTAFRDVADALAVRSTIDTRLTAQTRVVQAASETEALSRARFDRGVDSRLTLTDAQRTLYGAQQGLITTRLTRALNLTRLYAATGGGLQ, encoded by the coding sequence ATGAAAAGCTCGTTTAAACTCGGTCTGATGCTTCCGGCCACGGCTCTGGTCCTCAGCGCCTGTACGCTGGCTCCGAAATATGAGCGCGGCACCCTGCCGGTGGCCGATCAGTTCCCGACCCCCGCCACGGCGCAGGGAGAGTCGGCCGAAACCCTGCCGTGGCAGAAGGTCTTCCTCGACCCGCGTCTGCAAAGCGTCATCTATGAGGCGCTGGTCAATAACCGCGACCTGCGCATCGCCACGCTGAATGCCGAGCGCGTGCGCGCCCAGTACAGCGTGCAGCGCGCCAGCCTGTTCCCTAGCGTCAATGGCACGGTCAGCGGCCGCCGCGGGGATACCGGCACCGGTACGGACACCGAGTCCTATAGCGCCGACATCGGGGCCTCGTGGGAGCTGGACCTGTTCGGGCGGGTGCGCTCCCTAAGCAATGCCGCGCTCAACACCTATTTCGCCTCGGCGGAAAACCAGAAGGCGGCCAAGCTGTCGCTGATCTCGTCCGTGGCGACGGCGTGGCTGACTCTGGGGGCCGATCAGGAGCAGTTGCGCCTGTCGCGTGAGACCCTGCGTCTGCGCGAAGAGAGCCTGTCCCTGACGCAAAAGCGCTTTGACCTTGGGGCCACCGATGCGCTGGGCCTGCGTCAGGAGCAGACCCTGACCGAACAGGCGCGCGCCGATGTGGCGCAACTGGAAGCGCTGGTGCAGCAGGACAAGAACGCCCTGCGCCTGTTGGTGGGCGTTGAGGTCGAAGCGGCCAACCTGCCGAACGCGCTGCCGGAAAACGCCGTGCTGAGCGACCTGCCGGTTGGCCTGCCGTCGGAGGTGCTGCTGAAGCGTCCGGACGTGGTGGCTGCGGAGTTCGACCTGAAGGCCGCCAATGCCAATATCGGGGCGGCGCGCGCCGCCTTCTTCCCGCGCATCTCGCTGACGGGTGCCGTGGGCAAGGCCTCTACCGATCTCAACAACCTGTTTGACGGGGCCGACACCTGGAGCTTTGCGCCGTCGATCTCGGTGCCGATCTTCGCCGGCGGGGCCAATATCGCTGGGCTGGAAAGCTCGAAAAAGGCGCGGGATATTGCGCTGGCCACCTACGAAAAGTCGATCCAGACGGCGTTCCGCGACGTGGCCGATGCGTTGGCTGTGCGCTCGACGATCGACACGCGCCTGACGGCTCAGACCCGCGTGGTCCAGGCCGCCAGCGAAACGGAAGCTCTGTCGCGCGCCCGCTTTGATCGCGGCGTAGATTCGCGCCTGACCCTGACCGATGCCCAGCGCACCCTCTACGGCGCGCAGCAGGGCCTGATCACCACGCGCCTGACGCGGGCGCTGAATCTGACGCGGCTCTACGCGGCCACGGGCGGCGGTCTGCAATAG
- a CDS encoding DUF6445 family protein, with the protein MISLNPYLTLTVQSLGHEAQHLIIVDEVLSDPQALIAEAGEAAFRTPAPGSRYPGLNAPLPQAYKTLVATELLPRLLPHFGVTPQPLPLFGFFGVATQAPDAMDVRQAAPHIDAFSLNSFASVHYLFEGDLGGTAFFRHRASGHELITPSRSYSFERAKRLELDGFEGSGEAARSQFFEPIAAIEPRFNRLIFYRAGQIHYGQVQASSPRRLTANLFFGIR; encoded by the coding sequence ATGATCTCTCTCAATCCCTATCTTACCCTGACGGTTCAGTCTCTGGGCCATGAGGCGCAGCACCTGATCATTGTCGATGAGGTGCTGAGCGATCCGCAGGCCCTGATTGCCGAAGCCGGTGAGGCAGCCTTTCGCACGCCTGCGCCCGGATCGCGCTATCCCGGCCTCAATGCCCCCTTGCCACAGGCCTATAAGACGCTGGTTGCAACGGAGCTTCTTCCCCGTCTGTTGCCGCATTTTGGTGTGACGCCGCAGCCCTTGCCACTGTTCGGCTTTTTCGGCGTGGCCACGCAGGCCCCCGACGCCATGGACGTGCGGCAGGCCGCGCCGCATATCGATGCCTTCAGCCTCAACAGCTTTGCCAGTGTGCATTATCTGTTTGAAGGGGATTTGGGCGGCACGGCCTTCTTCCGTCACCGGGCCAGCGGGCACGAACTGATCACCCCCAGCCGCAGCTATAGCTTTGAGCGCGCCAAACGGCTGGAGCTGGATGGTTTTGAGGGCAGCGGTGAGGCGGCACGGTCGCAGTTTTTTGAGCCCATTGCCGCCATTGAACCGCGCTTCAACCGGCTGATCTTTTACCGGGCGGGACAAATCCACTACGGTCAGGTGCAGGCCAGCAGCCCGCGTCGCCTGACGGCCAACCTGTTCTTTGGTATCCGATAG
- a CDS encoding cupin-like domain-containing protein, with product MTPVRTIEAVTAEAFTAVQAAAQPVVLKQLVADWPIVAAARQSDQAVTALLADLDAGLKVPLSILPPEANGLCHYDASLTGVNFRTTSQWLEDIWPRLLSPPADGSGYYVQSLPTEIYLPRFAEAHVMPLLPPQVQPRLWLGTDVATQTHYDLMRNIACVVAGRRRFTLFPPDQQANLYPGPDDFTPGGAPLSLPDIRTPDFARWPRLRAALDSAQVAELEPGDALYIPYGWWHQVQSLAPFNALINYWWNDADSARPLPRLAFKAALVALRDLPDEQKAVWRHMFDLFVFGDSEAARAHLPPQVRGAYGELTPERLKALKAEIAAAFK from the coding sequence ATGACACCCGTCCGCACGATAGAGGCCGTGACGGCGGAGGCCTTTACGGCCGTGCAAGCGGCGGCGCAACCGGTGGTCCTGAAGCAACTGGTGGCGGACTGGCCCATCGTGGCCGCCGCCCGGCAGTCGGATCAGGCCGTCACGGCGCTGCTGGCCGATCTCGATGCCGGGCTGAAAGTGCCGCTGTCCATCCTGCCCCCCGAAGCGAACGGACTTTGTCATTACGATGCCAGCCTGACCGGCGTGAATTTTCGCACCACGTCGCAATGGCTCGAAGACATCTGGCCAAGGCTGCTGTCCCCGCCTGCCGACGGCAGCGGCTATTACGTGCAATCCCTGCCCACCGAAATCTACCTGCCGCGTTTTGCCGAGGCGCATGTCATGCCCTTGCTGCCGCCGCAGGTCCAGCCGCGTCTGTGGCTCGGCACCGATGTGGCCACCCAGACCCATTACGACCTGATGCGCAATATCGCCTGCGTCGTGGCCGGACGCCGCCGCTTTACCCTGTTTCCGCCGGATCAGCAGGCCAATCTCTACCCCGGCCCGGATGATTTTACCCCCGGCGGCGCGCCGTTGAGCCTGCCCGACATCCGCACCCCGGATTTCGCGCGCTGGCCCCGTTTGCGGGCGGCGCTGGACAGTGCGCAGGTGGCCGAACTGGAACCCGGTGACGCCCTCTACATCCCCTATGGCTGGTGGCATCAGGTGCAGTCGCTGGCCCCCTTCAATGCCCTCATCAATTACTGGTGGAATGACGCGGACTCCGCCCGTCCCCTACCCCGCCTGGCCTTCAAGGCGGCGCTGGTGGCGCTACGGGACCTGCCGGACGAACAAAAGGCCGTCTGGCGTCACATGTTCGATCTGTTTGTCTTTGGCGACAGCGAGGCGGCTAGGGCGCACCTGCCGCCTCAGGTGCGCGGGGCCTATGGCGAACTGACCCCCGAACGGCTGAAAGCGCTGAAGGCCGAAATCGCAGCGGCCTTTAAATAA
- a CDS encoding tryptophan halogenase family protein, with the protein MQQPIRKIVIVGGGSAGWMAAAALAKTLGDTLEIDLIESEEIGIVGVGEATIPPILKYNDFLGIDEATFVRETNATYKLGIEFVDWRAKGHSYFHPFGHSGRDIESFPFHHYWLADWRRRGGDYDYTQFNLETVAAYKGRFGHLSAEGDRPGLNYAFQFDAVLYAKFLRNYSAERGVIRHEGRIVSVEQHPESGFVKAVVTADGRRLEGDLFIDCSGFRGLLIEGTLNCGYEDWSRWLPMNSAVAVPCERVADITPYTRATAREAGWTWRIPLQHRTGNGYVFSDQFLSVEDAKTRLLGCLDDAPLADPRLLKFVTGHRKRVWDKNVVALGLASGFLEPLESTAIHLVQSGITRLLALFPRTGIVPSVVTQYNRDVLFDYNNIKDFLIAHYKISERDDTPFWRWVQAMEMPDSLKERLEMFRETALLVTREPELFRETSWLAVMMGQGLLPKTSHPIVETIEAADLRLHMSRWRKMLESRADSLPAHEDYVRRFAPSADLKMRMASAG; encoded by the coding sequence ATGCAACAGCCTATCAGGAAGATTGTGATTGTTGGCGGCGGCAGTGCCGGATGGATGGCTGCCGCGGCCCTGGCCAAGACGCTGGGCGACACTCTGGAGATTGATCTGATTGAATCAGAGGAGATCGGGATTGTCGGCGTCGGCGAAGCCACCATTCCGCCCATTCTCAAATACAACGACTTTCTGGGCATCGACGAAGCCACCTTCGTGCGCGAAACCAACGCCACCTACAAGCTGGGCATTGAGTTCGTCGATTGGCGCGCCAAAGGGCACAGCTATTTCCATCCCTTTGGCCACAGCGGGCGGGATATCGAAAGCTTCCCCTTTCATCACTACTGGCTGGCCGACTGGCGCCGCCGGGGCGGTGACTATGACTATACGCAGTTCAATCTGGAAACCGTCGCCGCCTATAAGGGGCGTTTCGGGCATCTGTCGGCCGAAGGCGACAGGCCCGGTCTGAACTACGCGTTTCAGTTCGACGCCGTCCTCTATGCCAAATTCTTGCGCAACTACAGCGCCGAGCGTGGCGTCATCCGCCACGAAGGTCGCATTGTCAGCGTCGAACAGCACCCGGAAAGTGGCTTTGTGAAGGCGGTCGTCACCGCCGATGGCCGTCGCCTTGAGGGCGACCTGTTTATCGACTGCTCCGGCTTCCGCGGCCTGCTGATCGAGGGGACGCTGAACTGCGGTTACGAAGACTGGTCGCGCTGGCTGCCGATGAACAGCGCCGTGGCCGTGCCCTGCGAACGCGTCGCGGACATTACCCCCTATACCCGCGCCACAGCGCGCGAAGCCGGCTGGACATGGCGTATTCCCCTGCAACACCGCACCGGTAACGGCTATGTCTTCTCCGATCAGTTCCTCAGCGTCGAAGACGCCAAAACGCGACTGCTCGGTTGCCTTGACGACGCGCCCCTGGCCGATCCGCGTCTGCTGAAATTTGTCACCGGTCACCGCAAGCGCGTGTGGGACAAGAACGTAGTGGCGCTGGGTCTGGCCTCCGGCTTCCTTGAGCCGCTGGAATCGACAGCCATCCATCTGGTGCAATCAGGCATTACCCGCCTTTTGGCCCTCTTCCCCCGAACGGGGATCGTGCCTTCGGTCGTGACGCAATATAATCGTGATGTCCTGTTCGATTACAACAATATCAAAGACTTCCTGATTGCTCACTATAAGATCAGTGAACGCGACGACACGCCCTTCTGGCGCTGGGTGCAGGCTATGGAGATGCCGGACAGCCTGAAAGAGCGGCTGGAGATGTTCCGTGAAACCGCGCTTCTAGTCACGCGCGAACCGGAACTGTTCCGGGAGACGAGCTGGCTGGCGGTCATGATGGGGCAAGGACTGCTGCCCAAGACCAGTCATCCGATTGTTGAGACGATCGAGGCCGCCGACCTGCGCCTGCACATGAGCCGCTGGCGCAAGATGCTGGAAAGCCGTGCCGACAGCCTGCCCGCCCACGAAGACTATGTGCGCCGCTTCGCGCCTTCCGCTGACCTGAAGATGCGTATGGCCAGCGCCGGATGA
- a CDS encoding tryptophan 7-halogenase yields MTDTPVRPVRKVVIVGRDEALWLTAAVLQRTFARSDLSFTAVELPSLLRPGEVLPTLGSQAGFHARLGLDEAVLMRALGATFTLGQQYVGWAKTAPPVFVGYSSTGVALQNVPFHHLWLRARASGMNVAFEDFAINAACAKQGRLLTPDADLSGFAEANSGFHLPAAPYAEMLRQVALKRGVRHLPTAHISPVVKGSQMTAVVLSDGQTVEGDLFIDTTGSDARLLSQMPDSGFTSWRHWLPFDRLLTTYAAPATPLPAFAQITAFRSGWAGLFPLRDYTAVQQVYTRDDLSDEEAFENAAMVVKMSLHPEATVTPFEAGRRPAWSGNVIGLGEAAAVLDPLGSARMPALLLGLSHLTALFPLDTSGLESAVYNRTVGQAYERLRDAQIWLYSLNKRRDQPVWDHLRSVSLPPELAYKREVFAACGHLPVYDDETFDEAWWTAAGLGHGLLPAAHDVRADQLAEPELIRHFQTVLGYVRKQVEAMPTPDSVLRARTA; encoded by the coding sequence ATGACTGATACCCCCGTCAGACCGGTGCGCAAGGTCGTCATCGTCGGCCGCGACGAGGCCCTTTGGCTGACCGCTGCGGTTTTGCAACGCACCTTTGCGCGCAGCGATCTGAGCTTTACCGCCGTCGAACTGCCGTCTCTGCTGCGCCCCGGTGAAGTGCTGCCGACGCTGGGCAGTCAGGCCGGCTTCCACGCCCGTCTGGGGCTGGACGAAGCGGTGCTGATGCGGGCGCTGGGCGCGACCTTCACGCTGGGTCAGCAATATGTGGGCTGGGCCAAGACCGCGCCGCCGGTCTTTGTAGGCTATTCCAGTACGGGCGTAGCGCTGCAAAACGTGCCCTTCCATCATCTGTGGCTGCGCGCCCGCGCCTCAGGCATGAACGTGGCGTTTGAGGACTTCGCCATCAATGCCGCCTGTGCCAAGCAGGGGCGTCTGCTGACCCCCGATGCCGACCTCAGCGGTTTTGCCGAGGCCAATAGCGGCTTTCACCTGCCCGCCGCCCCCTATGCCGAAATGCTGCGGCAGGTGGCGCTGAAGCGAGGGGTGCGACACCTGCCCACCGCGCACATTTCACCGGTCGTGAAGGGCTCTCAGATGACCGCCGTGGTCCTGTCCGACGGGCAAACGGTCGAGGGCGATCTGTTTATCGACACCACCGGCAGCGACGCGCGCCTGCTCAGCCAGATGCCGGACTCAGGCTTTACCTCATGGCGGCACTGGCTACCCTTTGACCGCCTGCTGACCACCTATGCGGCCCCCGCAACGCCACTTCCGGCTTTTGCACAGATCACCGCCTTCCGGTCAGGCTGGGCTGGACTCTTCCCGCTGCGCGACTATACCGCCGTGCAACAGGTCTACACCCGCGACGATCTGTCTGACGAAGAGGCCTTTGAAAACGCGGCCATGGTGGTGAAGATGAGCCTGCATCCGGAGGCGACGGTGACGCCTTTTGAAGCGGGCCGCCGCCCGGCCTGGTCGGGCAATGTCATCGGGCTGGGCGAAGCCGCTGCCGTGCTTGATCCTTTGGGCAGCGCGCGGATGCCTGCCCTGCTGCTTGGCCTGTCGCACCTGACGGCCCTGTTCCCGCTCGATACGTCCGGGCTGGAAAGCGCTGTGTACAACCGCACCGTGGGTCAGGCCTATGAGCGTCTGCGCGATGCACAGATCTGGCTCTACAGCCTCAATAAACGCCGCGATCAGCCGGTCTGGGACCATCTGCGCAGCGTCAGCCTGCCGCCGGAACTGGCCTATAAGCGCGAAGTGTTTGCCGCCTGTGGTCACCTGCCGGTGTATGATGACGAAACCTTCGATGAGGCGTGGTGGACGGCCGCGGGCCTTGGCCACGGGCTGTTGCCTGCGGCCCATGATGTGCGCGCCGATCAGCTTGCGGAACCGGAGCTGATCCGCCACTTTCAGACGGTCCTTGGCTATGTGCGCAAGCAGGTCGAGGCCATGCCCACCCCAGACAGCGTGTTGAGAGCAAGAACGGCATAA
- a CDS encoding tryptophan halogenase family protein — MTPIRNITILGGGTSGWMAAAVLSRAFAPEACTIRLIESEEIGIVGVGEATLPQVRDFNTYLGIDEAEFMRATNATFKLGIEFCGWGTSGSYHHPFGVHGQSAGGIPFHQLWLKARSFMDPGSIEDYAFPIRLARENRFDFPVADSKSIRSTYAYAYHFDAVLYARYLRQWCEARGVQRIEGQVTGVNQNAETGFVETLTLASGETVGGDLFIDCSGFRAVIVGQALNLGWEDWTSWLPCDRALAVPCERTDDLTPYTRATAREAGWTWRIPLQHRTGNGYVFSSRFSTEDRAREVLLGALDAPAQAEPRLLRFQAGRRTASWSKNVIALGLASGFLEPLESTSIYLSQIALTFLMRLMPDMRFDPTLAREFNRLIDIEYERVRDFLILHYHANSASEGPLWDYVRTMPVPDSLKEKMALFRHRGHVQQYKDGLFSPASWIAVFMGQDIMPQAYDRQADSMGEEVLTDYLKRLKRKIDSNLAVLPSHAEFVAAHCYDPNSGI, encoded by the coding sequence ATGACCCCCATTCGCAACATCACCATACTGGGCGGCGGCACATCCGGTTGGATGGCGGCGGCGGTGCTGAGCCGCGCCTTCGCGCCCGAGGCCTGTACCATCCGCCTGATCGAGTCCGAAGAGATCGGCATTGTCGGCGTGGGCGAAGCCACCTTGCCGCAGGTGCGCGATTTTAACACCTACCTCGGCATTGATGAGGCCGAGTTCATGCGCGCGACCAATGCCACCTTCAAGCTGGGGATTGAATTCTGCGGCTGGGGCACGTCGGGCAGCTACCACCACCCCTTTGGTGTCCACGGTCAGTCGGCCGGCGGCATCCCATTTCATCAGCTATGGCTGAAGGCGCGAAGCTTCATGGACCCCGGTTCCATCGAGGACTATGCCTTCCCCATCCGATTAGCCCGCGAAAACCGCTTCGACTTTCCGGTCGCGGATTCCAAATCTATCCGCTCGACCTACGCCTATGCCTACCATTTCGATGCGGTCCTCTATGCCCGCTATCTGCGCCAGTGGTGCGAGGCGCGCGGCGTGCAGCGCATCGAAGGGCAGGTCACCGGCGTCAACCAAAACGCTGAGACCGGATTTGTTGAAACCCTAACGCTGGCCAGTGGTGAGACGGTTGGCGGTGACCTGTTCATAGATTGCTCCGGCTTTCGCGCCGTCATCGTCGGTCAGGCCCTGAATCTGGGCTGGGAAGACTGGACGTCGTGGCTGCCGTGCGACCGGGCGCTGGCCGTGCCGTGCGAACGCACGGATGACCTAACGCCCTATACACGCGCTACCGCCCGGGAGGCCGGCTGGACGTGGCGCATCCCGCTTCAGCATCGCACCGGCAACGGCTATGTTTTCTCCAGCCGCTTTTCGACGGAAGACCGCGCGCGTGAGGTGCTGCTGGGCGCGCTGGATGCTCCCGCGCAGGCCGAGCCTCGCCTGCTGCGCTTTCAGGCCGGTCGTCGCACGGCGTCGTGGAGCAAAAACGTCATCGCGCTCGGTCTGGCCTCCGGCTTTCTGGAGCCGCTGGAATCGACCAGCATCTACCTGTCGCAGATCGCCCTGACCTTCCTGATGCGTCTGATGCCGGACATGCGCTTTGACCCGACGCTGGCGCGCGAGTTCAACCGACTGATCGACATCGAATATGAACGGGTGCGCGACTTCCTGATCCTGCACTATCATGCCAATTCGGCGAGCGAAGGCCCCCTGTGGGACTATGTGCGCACCATGCCCGTGCCGGACAGCCTGAAAGAAAAGATGGCGCTGTTCCGCCACCGCGGCCACGTTCAGCAGTACAAGGATGGCCTGTTTTCCCCGGCCAGCTGGATCGCCGTCTTCATGGGGCAGGACATCATGCCGCAAGCCTACGACCGGCAGGCCGACAGCATGGGCGAAGAGGTCCTGACGGACTATCTGAAACGCCTCAAACGCAAGATCGACAGCAATCTGGCCGTTCTGCCCTCACACGCCGAGTTTGTGGCCGCCCATTGCTACGATCCGAACAGCGGGATTTAA